The following proteins are co-located in the Onychomys torridus chromosome 6, mOncTor1.1, whole genome shotgun sequence genome:
- the Il2 gene encoding interleukin-2, producing MHNMQLASCVALTLALLVNSAPTSRPTKEAQQHLQQLLLDLKVLLEGINNYKNPELPMMLTFKFYMPKKATELKHLQCLEEELGALQRVLDLAQSKSFLLEDAENSISNIRVVAVKLKGSENTSTCEFHDETVNVVEFLRGWITFCQSAIATMAE from the exons ATGCACAACATGCAGCTTGCATCCTGTGTTGCACTGACGCTCGCACTCCTCGTCAACAGTGCACCCACTTCAAGGCCGACAAAGGAAGCACAGCAGCACCTTCAGCAGTTGTTGCTGGACCTAAAGGTGCTTCTGGAAGGGATCAAT AATTACAAGAATCCAGAACTCCCCATGATGCTCACGTTCAAATTTTACATGCCCAAGAAG GCCACAGAACTGAAACACCTTCAGTGTCTGGAAGAAGAACTTGGAGCTCTGCAGCGTGTGCTGGATTTGGCGCAAAGCAAGAGCTTTCTCTTGGAAGACGCTGAGAATTCCATCAGCAACATTAGAGTGGTGGCTGTGAAACTAAAG GGCTCTGAGAACACATCCACGTGCGAATTCCATGATGAGACAGTAAATGTGGTGGAATTTCTGAGGGGATGGATCACCTTCTGTCAAAGTGCCATTGCAACAATGGCTGAATAA